In Pajaroellobacter abortibovis, the following are encoded in one genomic region:
- a CDS encoding lasso peptide biosynthesis B2 protein — MMIVINHILHVLAYALLHIQKPQRAKTILDQIGKLLPPLDSSSKVEKAVRTLWGGTCLSRALTIAARTPKAEVIIGVNPPGPTLAHAWVEIEGIAVTPTDPKWQKWISLKAH, encoded by the coding sequence ATGATGATAGTAATCAACCATATTCTCCATGTTCTTGCCTATGCTCTTCTGCATATTCAAAAGCCTCAGAGAGCTAAAACCATTTTGGATCAGATAGGAAAACTTCTCCCGCCTCTTGATAGCTCCAGCAAAGTAGAAAAAGCTGTGCGAACGTTATGGGGGGGGACCTGCTTAAGCCGAGCTCTCACCATCGCCGCACGTACACCTAAGGCAGAGGTGATTATCGGAGTCAATCCACCTGGGCCCACTCTAGCACACGCTTGGGTAGAGATAGAAGGCATTGCAGTAACACCAACGGATCCCAAATGGCAAAAGTGGATCTCGTTAAAAGCACACTGA
- the secG gene encoding preprotein translocase subunit SecG gives MLTFLLQCLHIFVCLFLIFVVLLQQGRGGTMGTPMGGQMAQQVFGGRGAGNLLTRVTTICATIFMITSMSLAYLSTAGDRALKQKIEEAEKQKLLSTESTTPPLDETETIHPKNNLSDSSPSETQ, from the coding sequence ATGCTCACTTTTCTCCTTCAATGCCTTCATATCTTTGTGTGTCTCTTTTTAATCTTCGTCGTCCTTCTTCAACAGGGGCGAGGAGGGACCATGGGAACCCCCATGGGAGGACAAATGGCCCAACAAGTCTTTGGAGGGAGAGGCGCAGGAAATCTGCTCACACGCGTGACAACCATCTGCGCAACGATCTTTATGATAACAAGCATGTCTCTCGCTTATCTTTCCACTGCAGGAGATCGAGCGCTCAAACAAAAGATTGAAGAAGCCGAGAAACAGAAATTACTTTCTACTGAATCAACAACCCCTCCACTCGATGAAACAGAAACAATTCATCCAAAAAATAACCTCTCGGATTCTTCTCCATCCGAAACGCAATAG
- a CDS encoding uroporphyrinogen-III synthase has translation MMEDKSLQGKRILITRAQHQAEETAVLVRSYGAEPLLAPMIALRPPPFPELVTHALHSLPQGYLWVLFTSVNGVEWTWKAIIEQHLDASIFKGVRLGAIGPATARALESKGLKVDVVAQEFRGEGLAKELIESKKGPQQENRVLILRALEARQALPNALRLHGYQVDVVAVYETYTPSLETFQNLASAFEHQAIDAVLLTSSSIARSLCVGLGERAGSLLEQCCVASIGPITTATLHRLRIKVHVTADVYTLPALLSSLAEYFAHNQKSALEL, from the coding sequence ATGATGGAAGATAAGTCTCTGCAGGGCAAGCGGATTTTAATTACACGAGCTCAACATCAAGCCGAAGAAACAGCGGTTCTTGTGAGGAGTTATGGTGCAGAACCCCTTCTGGCTCCGATGATCGCACTGCGTCCTCCTCCTTTTCCTGAACTTGTCACGCATGCTCTTCACAGTCTCCCTCAGGGGTATCTGTGGGTTTTATTTACAAGTGTGAATGGGGTTGAGTGGACGTGGAAGGCGATAATCGAGCAGCATCTTGATGCATCCATTTTCAAAGGGGTTCGGCTAGGTGCGATTGGCCCTGCAACGGCTCGAGCGCTTGAGTCAAAGGGTCTTAAAGTCGATGTGGTTGCTCAGGAGTTTCGAGGAGAAGGACTAGCAAAGGAGCTTATTGAATCAAAAAAGGGTCCTCAACAAGAGAATCGCGTGCTTATTTTACGCGCTTTGGAAGCTCGCCAGGCTCTACCTAATGCATTGCGCCTGCACGGTTATCAAGTCGATGTGGTTGCTGTTTATGAGACTTATACTCCCTCTCTGGAAACGTTTCAAAACTTGGCATCCGCTTTTGAACATCAGGCAATCGATGCAGTTTTGCTCACTTCAAGCAGTATAGCTCGCTCTTTATGCGTGGGCCTTGGAGAAAGGGCCGGCTCGCTGCTAGAACAATGCTGTGTGGCAAGCATTGGCCCCATCACTACAGCCACATTGCACCGTTTGAGAATCAAGGTACATGTCACAGCCGATGTATACACCCTCCCCGCACTCTTGTCATCGTTGGCAGAATATTTCGCACACAATCAAAAAAGCGCTCTGGAGCTGTAG
- a CDS encoding PqqD family protein produces the protein MPIKIAQDVHARAFDEELIILDLNGGVYYALDPIGARIWEGITRNIPLEEIIEAISIDYDESKERVKEDTLLLIKELEDQKLVIHTPTALSG, from the coding sequence GTGCCGATCAAAATTGCTCAGGATGTACATGCTCGCGCATTCGACGAAGAGTTGATTATTCTTGATTTGAACGGAGGAGTGTATTATGCACTTGATCCTATTGGGGCTCGCATATGGGAGGGAATTACTCGCAACATTCCTCTCGAGGAGATCATTGAAGCGATTTCCATTGACTACGACGAGTCGAAAGAACGGGTAAAAGAAGATACGCTTCTTCTCATCAAAGAACTTGAAGATCAGAAGCTGGTTATACACACACCGACTGCACTGAGCGGATGA
- a CDS encoding ATP-binding cassette domain-containing protein encodes MSVEQKRSKWKKEKHPLWRLLSWRLCFLWIAVLILRIGEWGGIGWIVSAGLRGQNKEIGWWIIFVAIWMGAASFLKLFLCSALEAVLLQEAFRAVLSEDGRTLDGLQNEDLTHVIWEGVGKGVRIVGEETLRFAVNALVLPWFALLFWKREGTLSLVWMGGGLAIGVILLMLLRRRFSLGFEQQEEAAYWCMANGVVATVRGRLELIAAGREEEHLRLTGKAIEKWTDIGRLTAIVSTVTSHLPFLCMLAVVGGGFVMMGLSSTGIETLWTRQGMEMFALWMMTLPPLVGVVHSFLALVRLLGQCRPFFALLQRIPVKRTPIAVPSQSLPSLPTTIELRHVCFSYGEVSLEEQQFLLAGLNMVWKPGTLVLVKGPNGSGKSTWIRLLLGLIQPDQGSIRVQGRDLAALDQKAWRRSIAFLPQRPFFPELGTVREAIQWLIPHAEPVDMERVLERVGLRPFLIDTMKHDPLGVRVATLSMGQRQRLALARLLLQKRSIFLLDEPETNLDELGVMQLAQLMKEIVTNGGMIGAVVFSPYLLRMHAQILQLGCNGIHEQSPLEGQERFSVCF; translated from the coding sequence ATGAGTGTGGAACAGAAAAGAAGCAAGTGGAAAAAGGAAAAACATCCTCTATGGAGGCTTCTTTCTTGGCGTTTGTGTTTTCTTTGGATAGCTGTTCTCATCTTAAGGATAGGGGAATGGGGAGGAATCGGATGGATTGTATCAGCAGGGCTAAGGGGACAGAATAAGGAGATAGGCTGGTGGATTATTTTCGTGGCTATATGGATGGGAGCTGCTTCTTTCTTGAAACTTTTCCTTTGTTCTGCCTTGGAGGCTGTTCTTTTACAGGAAGCGTTCCGAGCTGTGTTGAGTGAGGACGGGAGGACATTAGATGGGCTTCAAAACGAGGATTTGACCCATGTCATTTGGGAAGGAGTAGGGAAGGGAGTAAGAATCGTTGGGGAAGAAACGTTGCGATTTGCTGTCAATGCGCTTGTTCTCCCTTGGTTTGCGCTCCTTTTTTGGAAAAGAGAAGGAACGCTTTCGCTTGTGTGGATGGGGGGAGGATTAGCGATTGGGGTGATACTTCTTATGCTCCTCCGAAGGCGATTTAGCCTTGGTTTTGAGCAACAAGAGGAAGCGGCGTATTGGTGTATGGCGAATGGTGTAGTCGCTACTGTCCGGGGACGGCTTGAATTGATTGCTGCAGGGAGAGAGGAAGAGCATCTGCGGCTTACAGGGAAGGCCATCGAAAAGTGGACGGACATAGGTCGACTTACTGCGATTGTTTCTACAGTCACTTCCCACCTCCCTTTTCTGTGTATGCTTGCTGTAGTGGGAGGGGGCTTCGTGATGATGGGCTTGAGCTCTACCGGAATCGAAACTCTATGGACTCGTCAGGGGATGGAGATGTTCGCTCTTTGGATGATGACCCTCCCCCCTTTAGTTGGTGTGGTCCATAGTTTTCTCGCGCTTGTTAGACTATTGGGACAGTGTCGGCCTTTTTTTGCTCTCTTGCAGAGGATTCCTGTTAAGCGGACTCCCATTGCTGTTCCGTCTCAATCTCTTCCTTCCCTTCCAACCACCATAGAGCTTCGCCACGTTTGTTTTTCCTATGGTGAGGTCTCTTTGGAGGAGCAACAGTTCCTCCTGGCTGGATTGAACATGGTATGGAAGCCAGGGACGTTAGTCCTAGTCAAAGGGCCGAATGGTTCAGGGAAGAGTACTTGGATCCGTTTGTTGCTGGGGCTTATTCAGCCCGATCAGGGGTCCATTCGTGTACAGGGGCGTGATCTGGCTGCTCTTGATCAAAAGGCGTGGCGTCGATCTATCGCTTTTCTCCCTCAGCGTCCTTTTTTCCCTGAGCTTGGTACTGTCAGGGAAGCGATTCAGTGGCTGATCCCTCATGCGGAACCAGTAGATATGGAAAGAGTATTGGAACGAGTAGGGCTTCGACCGTTTCTGATCGATACTATGAAGCATGATCCGCTTGGAGTCAGAGTCGCTACTTTATCGATGGGGCAACGACAGCGGCTGGCTCTTGCGCGTCTTTTGCTGCAGAAACGATCGATCTTTTTACTGGATGAACCGGAGACTAACCTGGATGAATTGGGGGTTATGCAGCTGGCGCAGCTAATGAAGGAAATCGTAACAAACGGGGGGATGATTGGAGCAGTAGTCTTTTCTCCGTATCTTCTGCGTATGCATGCTCAGATTCTACAATTAGGTTGTAACGGAATCCATGAGCAGTCTCCTCTGGAGGGTCAAGAGCGTTTTTCAGTGTGCTTTTAA
- a CDS encoding asparagine synthase-related protein → MIVAVFDSRGEPAIRHFFECFCRDARLILGDFLIKDSVGLACINQGYLSLLNRKHAMVISGSFYCEEEEKPFLNRWRGHFALARCYQGGLQLVRSRFGGRTIYYTHCQEGNGIVACSSLTSLLQSTECLSFSKTLSASYLAAQLMGVASSPSSSSPFSSVRCLGISQVLTIRKDGSTLSESLPLLTPFTPEHQPLTPEEWKEEIESALLSAVKRGLGDAKRVAVYVGGGVDSSGVLAAAVAAARGAKKPEIKAIALDFDGPGCDRPYLKALCAALRIVPLRIKPFHASHLMEKAMVLDSAPYVWPTGAMELMMASKAVELGAERILTGYQGDDVFDGDLCLFPYQIWKRDVVGGILGALRYKVPWTALPCTRWRHWIVYPLLKYMIPSWIMPYCQSRYRRRRLSFLPYWAGPFLRAEASKLMEMQALLKIEFPVSSAASLSALTQASYLQFFWNMRSQTEVTVPGCFYVDPLADERLISLMMSVPPAFYLIGGQARGLFRMVLASFGVPDVVRFRPDKADSELAFGELLEGAGGWKSLRHLARPNALHCLGLVDASRFEDHFVKVINKGFLAVDWLNIWPVLVVESFVRAYN, encoded by the coding sequence ATGATTGTAGCTGTCTTTGACTCACGAGGCGAGCCAGCCATTAGACATTTTTTCGAATGCTTCTGTCGAGATGCCCGACTTATCCTAGGGGACTTTTTAATAAAGGACTCTGTAGGGTTAGCATGTATTAATCAGGGTTATCTTTCATTGCTCAATCGAAAGCACGCGATGGTGATCTCAGGTTCTTTTTATTGTGAGGAAGAAGAAAAGCCCTTCCTCAATAGGTGGCGGGGTCATTTTGCACTTGCACGGTGTTATCAAGGTGGATTGCAATTAGTAAGAAGTCGTTTTGGAGGAAGAACGATTTATTATACGCATTGTCAAGAGGGGAATGGGATAGTAGCCTGCTCCTCTCTTACGTCTCTTCTCCAGTCTACTGAATGTTTGTCCTTTTCCAAAACTCTTTCTGCTTCTTACCTTGCTGCTCAACTAATGGGCGTTGCGTCAAGCCCTTCTAGTTCTTCTCCTTTTTCTTCTGTTCGCTGTCTTGGGATATCACAGGTGCTTACTATTCGAAAGGATGGATCTACCCTTTCAGAATCGTTGCCTTTATTAACCCCCTTTACGCCTGAACATCAGCCTCTGACTCCAGAAGAATGGAAAGAAGAGATAGAAAGTGCGTTGTTGAGTGCTGTTAAGAGAGGATTGGGAGATGCTAAGCGTGTGGCTGTTTATGTCGGGGGAGGGGTAGATTCCAGTGGGGTGTTAGCTGCTGCTGTAGCCGCAGCTCGGGGTGCTAAGAAACCAGAAATTAAGGCAATCGCACTTGATTTTGATGGTCCTGGCTGTGACCGACCTTATTTAAAAGCGCTTTGTGCTGCGCTTAGAATTGTTCCACTACGGATAAAACCATTTCACGCCTCTCACTTAATGGAAAAAGCGATGGTGCTTGATTCGGCTCCTTACGTTTGGCCAACGGGCGCAATGGAACTTATGATGGCTTCCAAGGCTGTTGAATTAGGCGCTGAACGTATTTTAACAGGATATCAAGGGGATGATGTATTCGATGGTGACCTCTGCCTTTTTCCTTATCAGATATGGAAAAGGGATGTTGTGGGGGGGATTTTAGGGGCGTTGCGCTATAAGGTTCCGTGGACTGCTTTACCGTGTACAAGATGGCGTCACTGGATTGTTTATCCATTATTAAAATACATGATTCCTTCTTGGATAATGCCGTACTGTCAATCACGCTATCGTCGGAGACGACTATCTTTTCTCCCTTACTGGGCAGGTCCTTTCCTTCGAGCAGAAGCCAGTAAATTGATGGAAATGCAGGCTCTACTCAAAATAGAGTTTCCTGTTTCTTCAGCTGCATCTCTGAGTGCCCTTACGCAAGCCTCTTACCTTCAGTTTTTTTGGAACATGAGATCGCAGACGGAAGTTACTGTTCCCGGTTGTTTTTATGTAGATCCTTTGGCGGATGAACGGCTGATTTCACTGATGATGTCTGTCCCTCCCGCTTTTTATTTAATAGGAGGGCAAGCGCGAGGACTCTTTCGAATGGTGCTTGCCTCGTTTGGTGTCCCTGATGTTGTACGCTTTCGGCCTGATAAAGCTGATTCTGAGTTAGCTTTTGGAGAACTTTTAGAAGGGGCAGGAGGGTGGAAATCGCTGCGACATCTTGCTCGACCGAACGCCCTCCACTGTTTAGGACTGGTAGATGCTTCTCGCTTCGAGGATCATTTTGTAAAAGTAATTAATAAAGGATTCCTCGCTGTAGATTGGCTTAACATATGGCCTGTGCTTGTGGTAGAGTCATTTGTAAGGGCATACAATTAA